From Pseudovibrio sp. Tun.PSC04-5.I4, a single genomic window includes:
- a CDS encoding helix-turn-helix domain-containing protein has translation MRDFQNLTEWRREFSRSHLPSSTNLVLHAVSLFAEDVGEVCSPSVRDLARHTNLSMPIVIKHLRHAERGGWLGVRKYGPLGEKLKRNEYMPKFPEMEVEGWA, from the coding sequence ATGCGTGATTTCCAAAATCTCACAGAATGGCGACGTGAGTTTTCGCGTAGTCATCTGCCTTCCAGCACTAATCTGGTGTTGCACGCGGTCAGCCTGTTTGCAGAGGACGTTGGCGAGGTTTGCTCGCCTTCGGTTCGGGATCTAGCGCGCCATACCAATCTGAGCATGCCGATAGTGATCAAGCATCTTAGACATGCAGAGCGTGGTGGCTGGCTGGGAGTTCGCAAGTATGGCCCATTAGGAGAGAAACTGAAGCGGAACGAATACATGCCCAAGTTTCCCGAGATGGAAGTGGAGGGCTGGGCATGA